The Seriola aureovittata isolate HTS-2021-v1 ecotype China chromosome 16, ASM2101889v1, whole genome shotgun sequence genomic interval TGGGTCATGATGATATTCTCTTTCTGACCATCAGTCACTCCCTCTAAGGAGGTGAAGGCGGTCGCAGGGGGAGGATGTGAAGGTCACGCAAGAGCCCGGCTGAGGAGCAGCAGTGATGGAAGCAGATACAGCAGGCGAGAGGTCGGCCTCGCCaacaactcctcctcctcttcctcctcctccccaatGCTCTCCAACCCCAAAtcaggtaaaagaaaaacacccgTACAGTGTCCTCCAACATGTATACATCTTAAAGGTGCTTTAGGTAAGTCATTTTTTGTTGGACAGTGAACAGTTCCAGAGATGGTGAGGTATTTCCAGTACGGCTGCCATGTTTTATTAGTTTGAAAGTCACATACAGAGTCAAATAACCACCTGCAAAGATCAGTGTTTGCTCAAATCAGGTGCATGAAGGACTCAGGTTATAGTCTGAGTGAGGAGGAGCGCTGACAGTCGTAGAGCCAGTCTATGACCGACGTCTGCATCGGTGACTGTCTCATTTGGAACAGTACAAGGTGCAAACAGATGTCTCACATGCAACACGAGCTGTTGGCATGAACGTCTAACTCGTATTTATGTGTTGATTCCATTTCCGTCTTGCTTTGTCTCTTGCTGTTGtcggaaaaacacattttgacattttaacgTTTGTGTCGTGTTCAGTTCTGAAGAGACCGGTGAGCACTGAGGAGCTGCAAAAACCAGGAGGACCCTACATCAAGAAAACTTTCACAGTACGTCAACGATTTAACAGTTAACACAgtggaaatactttttttttaaatgtcaaacatgtcATTAAGGTGAGAAGAGATGAGAGATTATGTGTAAATGCTTCTCgggatagaagaagaaaaagagactTACTGCctcagtgatgaagatgaattTTTAGAGTCATACAAAGTTGgtttaacacatttatttacgTATATTATAAATGATTGCTCTGTTAGAATCACTGGTTTTAGGAGGGACTGATATATGAGGGGAAACTCCATCACAGAAGTATTTTTCTGTACTTTTTTCCTAACACACTCTCTTCTGACTGACggagctctgtgtgtctgcagattGTGGGCGATGCTGTGGGTTGGGGGTTTGTGGTGAGGGGGAATAGGCCGTGTCACATCCAGGCTGTGGAGCCCTGCggcccagctgctgctgcagggatgaAGGTAGGCCTCACGGGAAATGTAATGACTAAAGATACTCCCAAATTCTTTAGAGATAAAAAACAAGTTTGGATTTGATGTCAATTGCTGACATCTAGTGGGCACTGGTGGAACTGCAGGTTAAAGCACTTAATCCATCACtggtttctcttttgttttctcaaaaCAGAAGCTCTATTTCTCTCCTAAAGTATTTAAAACCACTTTCCAAAGCTTCTTTGTATGTAATATTACCATGCTATGATCTAAAATTTTAATAACGATATGCTTGTTCAGGTTGATGTAGTAAAAACTGCCCGTGGAAGGTTTCTGGGTTTCTTACTCCCCCAAGAAATACAAAGatttgtaattgtttttccagttttgaaAAGTCTGCATTTGTCATAATCTGTTGACCACAGTTTAGTTTAGTAGCATTGCAGAGTTGTTTTGTGGGGAGAAAGGTCCCCTCACTTATCTTATTGCGCTCTTCCTCTATTACAGGTTTGTCAGTTCGTGGTGTCCGTCAACGGCCTCAACGTTCTCGACCTGGACTACCGGACCGTCAGCCACCTGATCCTAACAGGACCCAGAACCgtggtgatggaggtgatggaggagacCGACCACTGAAGAATGAGATGAACACTGATGAATGGACAGTACAgtacagaagctgagaacaCTGTGCATGGTGTTCTTGCTTTAATGAAAAAGTTACTACAGTTACGTGTGTCCTCTCTGAGGTTTTCTACAAAAGactgagaaaacacagtgatgagACAGGAGAGAACCTTGGTAGGAACCATATGGGGGAACTTTCTGTTTGTAAAGATTTGTTGAACTGATGGAGGGCTCTTGTTTTCAGGTTGGTTGACTGAAGATATAACTTGAAGGTCAACACTTGAATCTTTAGAGTTGGAGACGACTCTCCGAAATGGACAGAAATGGAATCTGTCAATACCAGGCAACAGATGATAGCATTGTTTGTGCACATGAAATAGCTCCTTAACTAAGAGGCAGACAAATTGATTTCATGAAGCAGCCTTGGGCTGCATTATCAACACAGTGTGGCCTTTTGGGCCTCAAACACATCGTGGTAGTTTGGGAGCAGAGCAATGCCTGAACCAAGGAGCAAGCTAAATGTTGGAGCCGATGCTAAGCTAAACACTGGGCGAATAAAGAAGCTGCATTAAGAAGCTTTTCAGCTTTATACACCTCAACACATCAGCATTATTCATCTTTCTCTAATGACAGATGACAAAATAAGTCAAAGAGCTGTTTTTGCATccatttaaatctttttcttttttttaaattgatgcataatataaaaaatggcATCATGTGACGAGCAGTATTACCACTTTGCGCTCTGCTGTTCCTGGTGATGTGATGCAGAAGTGTCCCTCAAAATGCTGTGACATCAGACGATGAGTGCCCCCCAGAGTTCTCACTTCCTCATCACAAGGTGCtcttatttgttcattttaccTCTTCGAACTAGTCTCTTGAAGAGATGTGTGTATGAGGGTGGTGTTGGCTTAATTAACAGGTATGTCACATGGTTGCAGCTTCCTCATCCCACCTGTCAGGACGATCAGTGATATCATCTCTGTTAATGATGTTTCAATTTCTTAAAGAGACATTATTTATTCCAAACAAGCTTTATTTTGAACTTCTTTGAACCTCTTCACACTAAAtgatgacagacagaggaaagatATTGatagatatttatatttataagaAAGTGCTTATTCTAACGTGTCTTGCGATACACCTGCGTCGTGCTGTCGTGACCCTTGACAGGATCATGTTGTTGACATCGCTCCAACAGCTGGTGTTTCCTTCAGTGCAGTGGTTTGGACTTTTAACCCCACATGCCAACTCTCGgcctcctccacacacaaacacattacctgaagcatttacacacacacacacacacatgcgcacacacacacttgcacacacatacacacacacgtgcctTGGCCGTGTTTACTTTTCCATCCACTCCCCGCGACGTCTAATTCCCAGAAAGGAAGTGAGGAGTGTGAAGAAGTGCGAGTTGGATCAGCAGCTTAGCGGGGGAAACAGACTGTaactgaagtgttttgttttctcttactcctttatttttttatacctttgtACTGTATCTGTTTTTACCAtgtgcccgtgtgtgtgtgtgtgtgtgtgtgtgttttttttttttctcattggtTGGTGccatgtgtgtttcagtggtgATGAAATATCTCCCAGCAGGCAGCGTTTTGCTCTCTGCAGGGGGATCCTGTTGCatctttattgttttaaaatgaggatTTTATGAAGAAGCCGAATATCCTTTTTTAGAATTACTCTCACTTTCCTTGAAGTACACTAGAGAACTAGAGGCAGAGAAGAAGCCTGTTAGATTCTTATCAAGATTAAAAtactttcatttcagttttaatataTTCCTCTTTTGTATGATGTtcgctttctctcttttatgtCTTTAACTGTGATTGTttgaatttcagtttgactgtgaaactacttaaagctgcatttctcatgtgacaaatgaaatataaataaatgacgAATTACTGACAAACGTTCTGTCGGTGCAGGGAATCCTCCCAgggattgtaaaaaaaaaaaaaaagacaggtcaaaggtcacagagtCTGAAGGTCATGTGGTCCAAGAGGAGTAAGGTTCAAGAACATGAAGCTGGAGGACGGAGGGTTACAGCAGGTGAAATGGAGCCgagagctgctgcttcacattcagGTTCTGCATCACTGAAGCACCTCAGTTCAGCTTCAACTTCAACCTGTGATGAGAACATGCAGTTTTACCAGGTGGTGGCAGCAACTTTTCAAGTTTAAAGGGACATTCTTCCAAATTTCTAAAACATCAGTGTGTACGTTCAAGTCATCAGAGAAGTACTCAGCCTGTGAAGACAGCTGTATAATGTTTACTGTGGCCctggaagagagaaaataaacctgATCATCTCACCTGGAATTTCAAAGATTACGCATCATCGGTGTGGTCTGTTTGAACAGGGAAGTCTGAATTTCCAAGTTTCCTGTTGGAAAATTGCTATTGGAATATCCCCTGCAGTCGGATTTCCAACTCAGAAAGTCAGAAGAACCTCACCGACCTCGAGCTCaaaaatccaagatggctgctctgCACATCAATAGAAGTGAGAGCTGTATTAATAAACTGTTTACTAGCACTTCTGTCGTATTTGTCTCTCATTGAATCAGTCGTACACACCGTCCTGTCCAGCTTCTATCTGTTTGTCTAATGCAATGTTGTCAAATGGTtttgataacaataataacaacaagcaaacaacGACAATAAAAAGCTTCTGGCCTGTGACATCATTCCCGGCTCCGACAACCATAAATGGCAGGCGATGGGGTTTGACAGACGTGGGCATTTACCAAGCAGGAAAGGGCTAATGAAAGATCGagttgcatgatgggaaatgtaggatccagtgttttcaGAGCGTGATTCATACTAGGAACTAAAGGTCTAAAGGTCTGCTGCTTTGATTCAGACCATATTTTAATCTTTCTATGATGAATTCTCCAACTTCATGGAAatgcaataataaaattaatagtGTCCCTTTAAAGCTCACATTGTGTATGTGCTGAATTTTTCTATGTAATTACAGTACCAATACCATggtttacatgtttgttttatgtgaaatCAGATCATCATATCAATACGTTGACATAATTTTTTCCACTGCCAAACATAACATCACCTTGTGAAATGAGTGTAAATCTCTGGCTCAGTGATGAACAGACGGACAGGGAGAAAATAACAGACGTTCCCTGCTGTCAACACAGGGAATCCTCCCAGCAACTGATGGCTGTTAGCCAGTTcagaaaaaaggtcaaagttcacagaGTCAAGAGATCATGTGTAAAGTTCAAGAACGTAAACTTCTGGAGCCGGAGGATGAGAGGTCACAGCAGGTCAAGGGGAGGACAGCACAGCGTGAGCTCCTTCACAGTCACGTCATGACCATCTTCATCGCTGAAAATCTCTGATAAGGGgagtttaaaaacattattttgtgcACGAAGCAGCTTCATTTTTATGTGTCATGTCTCCACAGCTTCAGTGGCGCGAGCAGCTGTGGGAGGGTTCACTCCTCACCAATCCCAGCTCACACTTTCTCCTGCGCGTCTGTCATGATcacatcctctcctcctgtctctggGATGAGTACGACAAGAACGACATTCCTCAACATTCCAGGGGATTTTATTGAATTCCAGGTGAGTGACTTCTGACTTCTGAGCTTGTAGAGACACattcaacaaaaacagagaagcCGGCCGACTGTGAAAAGGCCCCACGTTACGCTGTGCAGCGGTTCCCTTAGGATTCGCTTGGCTGTGTTGCAGATCGCCCGGCAACATTATGCGTCATCACAGAGGTTGATTTTAGCTTTAAATAATGTCTATATTTAGGCCTTTATAGCATTCAAACTAAAATAGAAACCAAGCAACTGTCGTTAGTACAAGCCATCACCAACCAGCAGAGACATCTGAGAATGCAAAAGAAGCCACCATTAATTCTTACACACAGCAATGAAAAGCATTAGAAATCATAACATCACACTATCCCAAGGGTCTAAGCACATTGGATATTGTTGAGCcccttgaggcaaatttgtgatttgtgacattgggctatatgaataaaatttgacttgacttgacaatAGAAACCATAAGAGACCATCACAAACTATTGGACACCAATGGGAACCATTAGAGCATTCTCCAGTCTGCGAACGACAGCATCATAAACCATTACACACATTAGAGGATACAAAAGAACCCATCACGAACCGATACAAGTCATTACACGCTGTGATGGAAACCATTAGAAACTATTAGAAACCAATACAGCTCATAAGAAAAACCCTGATAAACCACATCATATCTTCTAatgaaaaccattaaaaaaGAAGTCATCACAGACCAGTAGAAACAAGCACAGCTCATATTGAAATTAGATAAGTACGGAAACCCGCTGCAAACCATGATAATGTGATAGACCTAATGAATTATGATAATGtctaatgttttttaatctagTGGAAATTATCAGGATTCTTCTGGTGGTTTCGAGGAAGGTCAAGGCTTTGATCCATTATTGATTTCACTTATTAAATTCACTTTCATAATcaggagaaaatgcaaatgaaaggaCAGGGGAAGGTTAAAGTGGGATTTTTGACACGGATGAGACATGATCGTCATGGGAATCAGTTTGGACTAAAGACCGTGATGATTTTTGAGCAGAACGGCTTTGACTTGTGTTACTTGCGTGTCCGTTTTGCGAGGACGACCGTGTGGTCAGAATTTCTGTAAAAaggcaaatgaaaagaaattaaaattgcTGATTTTTGCTGCTATTTGATAACCGGCCCACTGTCAGTCATTACAGAGGTGTTGACAGTGGCACAGCTCTGTGGTTACAGCTGAATAACTGTGTTTCAGGAATGATTTCGGTCACTGCGACATCAACGTCAAAATCAAGTGACCCTGGCTGTGATTGCGGCCGACGGCTCGGTAGATGGAATGTAAACAAGCAGTTGCAGCAGTGAGTGTGTTGAATCCCAAAGGCCAGCAGGGAAAATCTGGTGCAGAAGAGCAGGAGCCCACAAAAGCACCTCGCCCCCCCCCCGAGCaagactgtggttgtactgggcGGCTTCCAGTTAGGTTTCCCATTCAGTCAGACTCAGTGCATGTGGTGTGGCCGTCCCTGCGATTCTCTGCAGGTGAACAGGCTCACATGTTCAGTTTCAGCAGGAACAGAAATAGATTTTAAGTTCACTTGAATCTCCAGGTTCAGTCAGTTCATTTGCGGCCACCCACAGTCATTTTCAGTCCAGTGGAGCAGGATCTCGTCACATATTAAAGCCTCGGCGCAATGGTTCATCAATATGAGAGAAGACACTTTGTTTATATTCCGAAAAGAACACTGTGTCCACCATCAGATATAAAATGTTGGGAGTTGAAATTAGTCAATATTTCCAAAAGCACAGTTAATCTGCTCTTTTCAAAAACCTATTTTGCAAGCAGAGAATATGAGATGAGTCATAACTTCGACAACAGCCCATAATAGCTGCAGGAAAGTGCTTATTCTTTAGTGCCCAGGCTCAAATCATAGAgggttttattattgtttgcgTTGTTTTactggtgcttttttttttcaaaacttttatATGAATAGTTCTAATGATCTTCTTTGTTTATAAAGCAGATataggttctgtattaataccgtcctcagccacgccccaagccccgtccacctggacccaccatccaaccttgtaggatttggtttctctgtgagtgtttacctgaaatctgctacatctttattggatcactcagaaaacagtcagccagtcagaggagaggctcagagcctcctctcttctgattggctcaccgacctgttgttactagagctccagagagaagcctgagagaggagatgttaaactacactgagatggtttttggttcttaaaaccacaaatatatgttcttatggatcaacacttcaaataaaacacaggaaaggtGTAAAATATCAGATCTTTAAGATTTGTCAGTCGGGTTTTAAGCAGCGTTTCTCTGTAAGAATATGCAAACACGTTGCTCTCCTGTTGAAGAAAACTGAGGATGACAAACTATTTATTCAAGCTGCAGTTTTCAAGCCACGGAACTCAAAGTTCAAAGGGAACACACAGAACTTTACTGTTCAATATTTCTGATTATGATAATACAGGAGACTTCAGGGAACTCTGATTCTACTGTTGGTTAAAGGCTACATGGTCAGCGAATAAGCCCACAATAACTGAGGTCTATAGAAACTGAGCGCCTCACCCTCTGCAGACACAAGCCCATTATTCATTCAAGGCTCTGTGCTTTCTCACAGATGAGGGCACCTGCACATCCaaggctgcagctctgtgtggatGTTATGTGTTACTGTGTGAACATCTAAAGGATTTCAAGGTCCACCTTTGCAGTTCACTGCTGTAGCGGTTTTGCCCACTATAGTCCTGTTTTACACCCTCCAATGAACTTGAGCGAGAGTCGTCATTCTAATAACAATTATATGGCACAAGAGTGTTCCCATTTTTCTTCCATGATCCTCACTCTTAGTTTTTACA includes:
- the LOC130183835 gene encoding DEP domain-containing mTOR-interacting protein-like, giving the protein MGPRTAVTPSKEVKAVAGGGCEGHARARLRSSSDGSRYSRREVGLANNSSSSSSSSPMLSNPKSVLKRPVSTEELQKPGGPYIKKTFTIVGDAVGWGFVVRGNRPCHIQAVEPCGPAAAAGMKVCQFVVSVNGLNVLDLDYRTVSHLILTGPRTVVMEVMEETDH